Proteins from a single region of Streptomyces spinoverrucosus:
- a CDS encoding aldo/keto reductase, whose amino-acid sequence MNDSTMATVRLGEGGPEVGVQGLGCMGMSFAYGPSDANESRATLERALELGVTLYDTADAYGAGDNERFLSSFFKAHRDGVVIATKFALSIPPDDPTRRVIRNDPPYIREAVEASLRRLDVDVIDLYYMHRRDVNVPIEETVGVMSELVREGKVKHLGLSEVTAGELRAAHAVHPIAAVQSEWSLFSRDIEAKVVPAARELGVALVPYSPLGRGFLTGSFVNAEQDLTADDFRRQQPRFTGDNATANAALLEPIRSVAEAHSATLGQIALAWVQQQTAVHDLAIVPIPGTRKPSRVEENTAATKIVLSEEELKLLDPIASRVSGNRYADMTFTSAGRE is encoded by the coding sequence ATGAACGACAGCACGATGGCGACGGTACGGCTCGGCGAGGGCGGCCCCGAGGTCGGTGTGCAGGGCCTCGGCTGCATGGGCATGAGCTTCGCCTACGGCCCCTCCGACGCGAACGAGTCACGGGCCACCCTGGAGCGGGCGCTGGAGCTGGGCGTCACGCTGTACGACACGGCGGACGCGTACGGCGCCGGCGACAACGAGCGGTTCCTGTCGTCGTTCTTCAAGGCGCACCGCGACGGGGTCGTGATCGCGACCAAGTTCGCCCTGTCGATCCCGCCGGACGACCCGACCCGGCGGGTCATCCGCAACGACCCGCCCTACATCCGCGAGGCCGTCGAGGCCAGCCTGCGGCGCCTCGACGTCGACGTGATCGACCTCTACTACATGCACCGCCGGGACGTGAACGTGCCGATCGAGGAGACGGTCGGCGTGATGTCCGAGCTGGTCCGCGAGGGCAAGGTCAAGCACCTGGGCCTCAGCGAGGTCACCGCCGGGGAACTGCGCGCCGCGCACGCCGTGCACCCCATCGCCGCCGTGCAGTCGGAGTGGTCGCTGTTCAGCCGGGACATCGAGGCGAAGGTCGTACCGGCGGCGCGGGAACTGGGCGTCGCCCTGGTCCCGTACTCCCCGCTCGGCCGCGGCTTCCTCACCGGTTCCTTCGTGAACGCCGAGCAGGACCTCACCGCCGACGACTTCCGCCGCCAGCAGCCCCGCTTCACCGGCGACAACGCCACGGCGAACGCGGCGCTCCTGGAACCGATCCGATCGGTCGCCGAGGCCCACAGCGCCACCCTCGGCCAGATAGCCCTGGCCTGGGTCCAGCAGCAGACGGCCGTACACGACCTCGCGATCGTCCCGATCCCGGGCACACGCAAGCCGAGCCGCGTCGAGGAGAACACGGCGGCCACGAAGATTGTCCTCAGTGAGGAGGAGTTGAAACTCCTGGACCCCATAGCGAGCAGGGTGTCAGGCAACCGCTACGCAGACATGACGTTCACGTCGGCGGGACGGGAGTAG
- a CDS encoding MerR family transcriptional regulator, producing MTVMQTTAAATEAAHEEIHQGAHEEALTRTDICSAAPRRHPRPDGQDRYTISEVVAFTGLSAHTLRWYERIGLMSHIDRSHTGQRRYSNRDLDWLDLVGKLRLTGMPVADMVRYAELVRAGDGTFAERRELLETTRRDVLERIAELQDTLAVLDRKISFYSDADRAHPSHEGERTR from the coding sequence ATGACGGTGATGCAGACCACGGCAGCAGCCACCGAAGCGGCCCACGAGGAGATCCACCAAGGGGCCCACGAAGAGGCCCTTACCCGCACTGACATCTGCTCCGCCGCGCCCCGCCGGCATCCACGCCCCGACGGTCAGGACCGCTACACGATCAGTGAGGTCGTCGCCTTCACCGGCCTGTCGGCGCACACCCTGCGCTGGTACGAGCGGATCGGCCTGATGTCCCACATCGACCGGTCGCACACCGGCCAGCGCCGCTACAGCAACCGCGACCTGGACTGGCTCGACCTCGTCGGCAAGCTGCGGCTGACCGGTATGCCGGTCGCCGACATGGTGCGGTACGCGGAGCTGGTGCGCGCGGGCGACGGCACGTTCGCGGAGCGCCGCGAGCTGCTGGAGACGACCCGCCGGGACGTCCTGGAGCGGATCGCCGAGCTCCAGGACACCCTCGCCGTACTCGACCGCAAGATCAGTTTCTACTCCGACGCCGACCGCGCGCACCCGTCGCACGAAGGGGAGAGGACCCGATGA